In one window of Helianthus annuus cultivar XRQ/B chromosome 17, HanXRQr2.0-SUNRISE, whole genome shotgun sequence DNA:
- the LOC110925768 gene encoding cell number regulator 7, with amino-acid sequence MTTSGEWSTGLCDCGKDCSSCCLTWWCPCISFGRIAEIVDKGTTSCCASGSVYFLLTVFTGFECLYSCMYRTKLRNQYSLPKQPCNDCLVHFFCKPCALCQEYRELKYRGLNPSYGWQENMSKQSQGVVMPPVGPGEMKR; translated from the exons ATGACCACTTCCGGCGAATGGTCCACCGGCCTTTGTGACTGCGGCAAAGACTGCTCTAGTT GTTGTTTGACATGGTGGTGTCCGTGCATTTCTTTTGGAAGAATTGCTGAGATTGTCGACAAAGGAACCACTT CTTGTTGTGCAAGCGGGAGTGTTTATTTTCTACTTACCGTGTTCACGGGATTCGAATGCTTATACTCGTGCATGTATCGTACTAAATTAAGAAATCAATACTCGTTGCCGAAGCAACCCTGCAACGATTGTCTTGTCCATTTTTTTTGCAAGCCCTGTGCCCTTTGTCAAGAGTATCGTGAGCTTAAGTACCGTGGACTTAATCCGTCTTATG GATGGCAAGAGAATATGTCGAAGCAAAGTCAAGGAGTCGTGATGCCACCGGTTGGTCCCGGGGAAATGAAACGTTAG